Within Primulina tabacum isolate GXHZ01 chromosome 5, ASM2559414v2, whole genome shotgun sequence, the genomic segment tatttttatatatgaataGCATATTTGTTAGTTTTATTACGAAGAAATATTGCATGACATATATTGATCtaagtgaaaaatattattctcTAAACCTTATTAGTGACTCTATTTTACTGTTAATTGTTCTTGAAAcatcataattaaatattttgtttgtgatATATCTTAATATAGAATGAggattgatttttttaaatcgaaaaataaacataaattcaGCCATTTGGAACTACCAAGTTAGTTAATTTAGCATCAAATTATAAGTAAAAATTCGTGTGACGATCtcatcgtattttatgagacaaatcttttatttggatcattcatgaaaaaatattattttttatgttaagaataatactttttattgtgaatatctgtaTGATTAACCCGTCTCAAacataaaaattcgtgagatcgtcttttatatatatatatatatatatatatatatatatatataaaacacaATCAGACCGACTTAAAAATTCAGGACTTACAGTGTTGCCGCATCTGATAATAACCCAGTTTCAGGGTAATCCTCGCTTCGGGAGATGATGCCACGTGGCGTTCAATCTTAGTCAGCAAGCCTCCGCTCTTGTATAAATAGAAACCCCACTCATTCAGCTCACAGAGTAAAATCAAAAGAGGAAGAGAGAAAATCATTTCCATTTGAATAAAAACAGTTAAGAACCAAAAATTTCGCCGGAGGATCAATATGCCGGCGGAATGTTCCGACGCTTCTCCCTACGATTGCTTCGTTCGTGTTTCGTTTCACCACCGTCACGCGTTCCACGATAAACCGTAACGAAAAGGCGGAGGATTCGTTCCCTTTTTTGGTTTTATTATTAGCATTattattttgtgtgtgtttttgtCGATATTTGTGCGGAAATTATGGTGATCGGATGAGGTACTGTTGATGTGGGGGTAGAATTGATGGGTAGGGAGGTGGAGCTCGAAAACATTAATTTTTAGGTACTTTCTGGTGCAGTTCTCAGTACTGGCTGTGAAATTTTTGAAGTAATTTTGGCCAAGTTTTTTCAGAGATTTTTGATTGTGACTGCTGAAGCGATTACTGTAGATTTGTAGGAGCTCAGAGAATTTAATTCGACTGACAGAACAAGGAGTATAATTAGATTACAGGAAAATGCCTTTTCCGATGAGAATCCAGCCTATGGATTGCGGAGAATCGCCGATCCGATATGGCGTCGTCAAGGCGCCGGTGTTGAAATCTCGGCTGAAGCGGTTTTTTGACCGACCGTTCAATGGTGTTTTGAAGATTTCGGCGGCTGATAACAAGCCTGCAATCGGAACGGCAGCTGCTGAGTTTGAGCCGAGCTCGGTTTGTTTGGATAAAATGGTTCAGAATTTCATGGAAGATAACAACGAAAAACACCTGACTTCCGCTGCTTCTGCCGTGAAATGCGGCCGTAACCGCTGCAATTGTTTTAATGGTAACAGTAACGACAGCTCCGACGACGAATTTGATTTCTTCTCTGATTCGGCCACGGCTAATTCATCTTTCAGCGATCCCTCCGACTCTCTCAAGGTATGGTGTGGCCTTCTGTATTTTATCGATTTATCTGTTCAAATATTCTTGGATTGGATTTCATCTGATTTTGGTCTCTCGGTGCTGTTTAACTGTAGAGCTTGATTCCTTGTGCGACTATGGCGGAGAGAAATCTATTGGCAGACACTTCTAAAATCGTGGAAAAGAACAAAGGTTGCAAAAGCAAAGACGATTTGAGGAAACTCGTTACCGATGGTCTGATAGCTCTTGCTTACGACGCCTCTGTTTGTAAATCCAAATGGGAAAAAGCTTCGTCCATCCCAGCAGGTAAATTCTCTCGACTCGACTTTACAAAAAGTGTCATTTCTGAGTGAAAACATCTCTCTACTTTATCATTTTGTTCAATCATTTTAATTCTGTTGTTTATCTGCataatacttttttttttatgttactGTTATCTTATGTTTTCTTGGAATTAAAAAAGTTTGTTTGATTTCCTTCTGCCAGTGAATTAGATACCTTGTTTTGTGGCTTTTCTTGAATTATATTAAGAATGATGTTAGCTTCAATAAATTTATGGGCTTCATTTTGGTGTGTTTATAGGAGAATACGAGTACATTGATGTGATAATCGAAGGCGAGAGAATACTGATCGATCTAGATTTCCGATCGGAGTTCGAAATCGCCCGATCCACAAGCAGCTACAAGGCGATTCTGCAGTGTCTGCCGTACATATTCGTCGGAAAATCCGATCGGCTTCTTCCGATCATTTCATTCGCCTCGGAAGCGGCGCGTCAGAGCTTGAAGAAGAAAGGTATGCACATCGCTCCGTGGCGCAAAGCCGAGTACGTCAAATGCAAATGGCTTAGCCCTCACACTCGCATCACCCAGCTGAAATCAGATGACATCCCCTCAAGCAACGAACCACGTGGACCCGGAACCGGACCACGAAACCCGGAAGTTATGGAGGTCTTGGACAGTGAAGTTGGGGAATTGGATTTGATTTTTGGGAAGTCCAATGTTGAAGAACCCAAGTCGCCGGTGAGGCAGGTGATTCTGCCGGTGGCATGGCAGCTGAAATTAGATAACATCCCCCCAAGCAACAAACCACGCGCAACCAGACCACGAAACCCGGAAGTTATGGAGGTCTTGGACAGTGAAGTTGGAGAGTTGAATTTGATTTTTGGGGATTCCAATTTTGAAGAACCCAAATCGCCGGTGAAGCAGGTGATTCCACCGGTGCCGTGGCAGCTGCCGGCGGTGAGGCCGAAGAGCTTAGAGAGGGGGAACAGGGTGGTCGTGACCGGACTAGCTTCTCTTCTCAAATAAGCGGCCAAGGAAAGGAagaaattttgtttttgtttccaaattttgagGATTTCTTTTTGTATCTTTGTCCCTTTTTAGGCTTTTTCTTGGTTCCCTTTCTTTTTTACATAGAAGGGAGTCTGTAAAAATCCaatccaacaaaaaaaaaaagtctaaAAACTCTTtaattttgtaaaataatttcaaaccaACCTtgtgaaatttaatttaaaaatccatAGCCTTCAATAGATGAAAACATAGATATCTAATTGTTGGCTTGGTAGGAAACATGAGTTGgcatttattatttatcatttacaCATATTTCTTGATCCAtgataaaaattgttgttgAAAATGTACATAGGCGTGTGGATTTGGGGGATGATGGCAGATGGGCTCGTGGAATCTGGGGCGCCGTGCGGAGGAGGCAACGGAGTCTGGGGTATCATTAAAATAACGTGATGTATTATCTTTTTTTCTGGGGTGTGTGCCAATTTCATCTctctttttaatattttggaaTACTAAACGGTTTAAGCCTTGTTTGGTAAGCAACAAGATATCGTCTTAATTATAACAAAACTCTTGCTTTACAAATTAGTTATAACTAATCAGATTGTACCGTCGAATATAAAGCTATCAGCTTTGAAATTTCCTACGTTTTGTATTGTGTGTATTATATCCTACTACATAAAATATGATCGGTGGTTAGTTTTTGTGATATAATTACGACAGTCTTATTATTCaatttatgattattattttgtaaGATCAAGTACTTACCattatgagtaggtcttttgtgatactgtctcacgaatctttatctatgagacgggtcaacactaccgatatttaaaataaaaattaatattcttaacataaaaagtaatactttttcacgGACGACCCAGATAAAtgatccgtcttacaaaatacgacttgtaagaccatctcacacaagtttttgcatacCACTATAGTTGGTGATAaatatgcaactcaaatattttaaattatacaacAGCTCAATCATCACGTTTCTATCGATATACTAAACAAAAACAATTATTGCACATCGACAATCATGGGATTTTATATGAAACTCAAAGATCAGGGGCGGCCTTGGCTTCAGGAGATTAGTAGAGTTTAACCGAGCTTTATTTGCTAAACAGGTATGGCGCCTTCTTAGACACCCTGACTCACTAGCTGCCCGTGTGCTTAAAGGGAGATATTATCATCATCAATCGGTGCTGAATGCTGGAGGTCGCTCCATTGGAGTAAGGATCCAATACATATCTTTGATGATTCTTGGATCccaactatgcagtcaaaaATCAGTCTATCGTCAGTTCCGTGGGAGATTGCACCTACTGTGAATATCTTAATAAAGAATGGTGTGTGGGATGCAGAGCTGATTCAAGCTAAATTTAATCCATATGTTGCAGGAGAAATACTTAAGATACCTTTACCATCAGCAGGAAAGAATGACTCTCTATACTGGCGGTATGAAATGAAGGGTCAATACACGGTACGAGATGGCTGTCTTCTACAAAGGGGGTTGTTCTCTACCCCGGAACATCAAGTGGGACATTCCCTGGACTCATGGTGGGCTTTCTTATGGAGTCTATCTATCCCACCGAAAATACAGTTGTTTTGGTGGAGTATATCTCATGATTGTATACCTACCAACCAGAACTTAATGCGGCACCATGTACCAGTTAATGAGTCTTGCAGTCTGTGTAATTACCCACTGGATTCAACATTCCATAGTTTAATTTTCTGTCCAGCCACTTAGCATCTTTGGAAGAACACCCCTTTTGAGCATGTTTTAAGAAGGACGACACATACCAACTCATTGGAAATCTGCTTTTGGTTGAAAGAAAATTTATCTAAGCACGACTTTGAGGGGCTGGCGACTCATGTCTGGGCAatttggaaagaaaaacagAACTTCTTGCATGGGGATAAGAGGAAAGAGCTTGCCACCTGTATTACTTGGGCTTCTGCTATGCTAGCTGAATTTCGACGGGCTCGATTGAAAGAGTTGATTACATGTACAAGCGAGAAGAGTAGCACCGAAAGAATCTGGAAGCCGCCAAGCTTGGGTTCCCTAATGCTTAATGTTGATGCAGCTGTGAATGAAGATAGACATATGTACAGTGTTGGGGGCGTAGTTCGTGACTCTCAAGGCCGGTTGTTATTGGCATTTGGAAAACAAATTAATCAACCGCTTACAGTAGTTCACGGTGAACTCTTGGCCATCCGAGAAGGTATCAAGCTTTTGTATGAAAAAGGTTTTCAAAATGTCCATATCGCATCAGACTCTCAGTTGGCAGTGCAAGCAGTCACTATCAATCAGGAGGACCTTGGTTACACTGGTTTTTGCACGGCAGATATTATAGAACTTTTGACAACACCAGTGGTTTCTAGTATGGCTCATGTTCATAGATCGGCTAATAAAGTAGCACATAACATGGCCCATTTTGCTTTTTCTTCTCCGTCACCTGTTATTTGGGTGAATGGtgaattttctttttggttAATTCAGCTTGTAAAGGATGATTTTATGCAATAAATTTACCAGCTCttccctaaaaaaaaaaaaaagtgatgATGGCGTAAACAATGCAATTGCACCGAGACACATCATGCAATTagtgaaatttatttttttaataggtATGATGCAACATTTTTTATAcctacattttaaaaattatcttgAAATTAGTACCATCGttgtttttaatttaaattcgaTCACGAGGAATAATTGAATtatatttctaatttttttttaccaaaatatCATCTTGAAATGTTTtaaaaccaaaaatatttttactattaaattaaaatgattatatatatataatatgccAAAATATATCTTATACACGATACTATTTTATCCTAATCCTAATTGGTAAAAAAAACTTCATCAACactataatattatataattttttgggaAGATTGCACTataagatttatttaaatgccaTTTATTTAATCCATAGCGTGTTGGTATTTTATTGTAGGATTACAAGGCTTGACTTTTTGAAAATGACAATTAAAAAGAACAATACCAAAAACATATTAGTTTTTACGtcaaaaaaaattgtgtgagagaCCGGATATTCTAATTGATTTgattcattaaaaatattacatttatatttaaaatattaattttcatttaaaaataaaatgaaaatacaaaTGTGAAACCCGTCTTATAAAAAACATACTATAATTTTAAATAGGATTCAATGGATAaaagaataatgactgaattaAATTATAATCACTTTTACAACTATTTGGTGTAATACACTTATGCGACATCTTTTTTCCCCATTACTACTGAAAttcattaatatattatattattgtaaattataatttttttaatttttaaaattttttttttataaaaatgaatGTCACAATCATTGAGATGGGGTCTTACTAATCCATTATTATGTGAATATTACATCATACACTAATTTTGTAGGGTCAATTCTCAAAATTATGAGAATTAAATTATAAGCTGTGGGGTCAATTTCTCTATCAATTtcctaattaaaatttaaaaataataattgaagTGGGCACTATTTTCTTGTTCAAGGCATATAATATAAGCAATTGGTACAAAATTCGACAATAATTATACCTTGACGAAAGCTATCCTCTACCTACTCTCTCATTTTTTTCTCTTTagcttttaatatttaaaatttatttatgaaatgaAAGGGTGTGGCTaactataaataaaaatacataaattaatttataatatttttttaaaataataaaatggtatttggtttaatttttattttcattttctaaGAACTAGTTttcagaaaatattattttgaagaatatattggaggacaaaaacttgtatgagacggtctcacgggtcatattttgtaagacggatatcttatttgggtcatccatgaaaatgtattactttttatgctaagaatattatttttaattttgaatatcgataggattgacccgtctcacaaataaagattcgtgagatcgtctcacaagagacttactcattCTGGAGATTGTGAATTgtgataaatatttgattttattttttggatGAATCTTTTTCGCCTCAAAAAaggtatttttttaatatagtaGATAATATAAAATTGAGCTCGACTAATGATGTgacattataaatatataatttttcggGATAACGTATGGATAATTCTATTCATGCAAATAGGACATCTCGGTTCAAATCGGGTTTGAATATATATTTCGAGTCGAATTCGAATCATGTTATCTCAGGTTCACGAGTGGTGACATTTTTGTTACttgaaacatttttttttgaaaatttaatgttTGACATATGATTTAATTCAACTCAATCTGATTTCTTTATATTTCgaattaaaatcaaatcctATGTAATGAAAACattttcaaagttttttttttaaagttattAACTATTGCACCTTTATCCAATTATTTGGATGAATGTCACAAGTAACATGTTCATTCACGAAAAGCATTTGTATTTATCCGTTGTATTGTCTTAAATTTTGGATCATAACATTCTCTACTTTTAGAACTTTACAAGTCAATTTCAGCAATTTCTCCTTGGTTTATTCCAATTTGATTTTTACCTTTAAGGCTTTTGGTTACAAAATGCCAACTATAGATGTAGATGTAACTAACACGCTGgacaaaaatttaataatattatatgatCGAACGCTTgtcattttatcaaaaattatagtTGGTTGTAATGATgtaactcaattttttttaaacagcACGTCAGTTCAAGCTCCATTATTCGATTGCCCTACCCACCCAGTAAAGATAAATATTGCACATCAACAATCTCCCTcacaataattgcactccttgtaATCAATGTGAATCGAACACATGACattggctctgatatcaattatAGGACCGAGCGTTTGTCATTTTACCACAATCTATAATTACtcggtaatggtgcaactcaaatctgtTAAATCACACAGCATTTCAAATGCTATGGTTCGATCAATTTATCCAACACCAACAATTATTGTATCTCAACAAATATGTTTGACGCACTGATTGCTACTTtctattttattcaatttattcttttatttctaatttttctaaaaacaaGTGATATGTAGTATCTTAAAAAagcttattttttattgtaacttttttttttaaaaaatatgttaatttatttaaattaacatTATATCTTTAGAAGATACTAATAGTGGCAATGGTGTTTTTAGATAATCCACGTATCCGggctataatatttttgttgtATAAAATATGGTGTTTgaactaaataattaattaatatgaataGTTAGAtgcaataattgtttttattgggTAGAATAATCGGAACGTGGTGATTGAGCTGTTTTACGGTTTAAAATATCTTATGTCTCTATCGTCGGTAAAAAAATATCTTATGTCTCTATCGTCGGTAAATATTGATAAAGaatataaaaagaagaaaataatgGACAAACATCGAGTAAATCACATTAATACAATTTATTATtacaatgatatttttttaggtCACTATCATAGTTTAATTCAAGATTATTTCAAACTTCAAGCAAGAATCTTTAGGTAATCACATTAGGGAATAAGTGGATGATGTCTCAATAAATTAAGCCACAAGGCATGGGCAAGTATTGGGATACTCATACCTATTTCACAATAATTTTCATGATTTTGATaatctcatcattaattttttttaaatatcaagaAACTATATTATTATGTTAGATCGAGAGATTTTTGTATAACATTATTATCCatcaaataatatttaatcGAATCTAGATTtgttgagtgcaataattgtccataCGTAGTAAAGTAATTGAAACACGACATTTGAGCTGCtgtagtattttaaaaaaattgagttaTACTGCTACCATCAGCTATGACTTTTGATAAAACGACAATCTTCAATCttatcatattatattataaaacaaacaCATAAAAGAGTTTAGGTTTGACCATTAAATGATCATTAGACAAGTTAACAATATGTTGTGTGGTTGAGAAAAGTAGTTAAAACAAagcatatttttaataaaattaattaatatgtttAATTTCAAAACTTTTAACCAACCAAAAAACGGTTATAGGTTCAAACTCCtcacattttataaataaataatatatatattaaagaaTCAAACTTTAAAATCTAATTCTCTATCGAATTTGCAAGATTTTATATATCATATTCGAATTTCGATATCACTATATCAAGATTTATTTGTGCATTATCTAAATTTCTAAGCCTAATTAATATTAACTAGATAAAAACTTGCGTGGGACGGTttcacggatcatattttgtgagattgatatcttatttgtgaatatcgatagagttgactcgtctcacagataaagattagtGAGACCATCTACAAGAGACATGCTCTATTAACTATATGGGGAATTTATTTTCTTGCCAATCCATTGTTTGGCACAAACAGGGAACATTATATTGTACTTATAAAAATGAAGTTAAGACATTTAGATGTACCAATTTGACACTCTTGATCACAATTATTTATATACTTTTTGCATCAAGAAAGTTGCACAAATTTAATAAGGTAAAGTTGTTAATTAAAAATCTTATGCATGTCATGTGCAATAATTGATCAATAACTTAGATTAGAGACATTGTTACAACTATTATATCTctattttatattcaaatagGTAATCTAATTATGATGAAACACTTCTAACAAATTTtcattaatatattattaagcATGTATATTCATAAAAAGAGCATTGCTATTTACACTCTATATTTTGTAATGTACGCTTCACTTTGTGAATAAATTTTATACATTAAGCGGAGTACAAATGTAACGAGTTTTCGATAATTTCGTCTAAATCCCTGAAAAAAGATGCCACAACAAATTGTGTTATTAAAGAGTACCTTTATGTAAATTAAAAGGCATAATAATTCTCATAACTTGGGTAAAATGACATGTTGCAAAAAATAGAGTTAACTGGAATAAATTAAGTACATATTTCTATTCatagattatttttttatacaacttttgaaagagttcaattatttttattttaatttttaaaaaatgttccAAGGCCTATCAAACATGTGGGCACCAATAAACTTGATTATATACAAACCCATGTGAATTCATCAATTATTTCAACAAATTTGGGCCCCTTACAATTTATATGTGGACAAAAATTCTTCTGTTGGCAAATTTACTTATGGGCCTTGAAATCCAGCCTggaaaatgaaataataatctTGTACAAAATTTATTAACTTAAAAATCCAGAGGAAAACGAACCTGatcaatcatttttttaaaaaaatataaaatcttttaagtaatttgaaatatattttagaaggttattttataaaaaaataataatgatcgaccaatgttaaataataaaatatctcaaaatctaATGGCTATCCATTAATCAACTTTCAAAACCAAATTTCTTGCCACCCCAATAATACGACAACAATGGCCTCTTACATGAGAGATGTCAATTGTAGGGATCAACCTCAAACTTTTATGATGACAATCCAATATCAAGCGTCATTtgtgtttttctttttattgcTAAAATGGAACTATCTATCGATTAATGCATGTCATATTTACACAAGAACATTTCAATTTTATCCCCTAGTAAGAGTACAAGCAAGTCAAGCTGCTCATAAGCGACTTAGTCAAAACTTTACTCGAACTTGATTGGATGGATCTCGAGTCGAGTTTAAGTTTTGATTGTTTTTACTTGAATAACTCGCAAACTACTTGGTAACTAtatgttaatattttttctttaaaggTATTTCGTCcaaatatcttaaaattatgtTGCAAACATTTTCGAGTTTCTCAAATATGTGCTCGAATAATTCGACATTTTCACAAATCGAGCTTGAAAATGAATACTCGAATGAATATGCTCCCCTAGTCTCGAGGGGGATTGAGTCATATTTCTGTATATACTCGATTCTAATTTTTCCATGGTTGTAGCAAGCATAGTCTCAGGGTGGATCCTACAGTGAGTGATTTGGTCATATTGTTCCAACAAGAAATTTATGTATAGTTTCAAAGTTTCAAGTTTCGTCCCGAAACAACACCATGAATTCGTATCGCTTTAGGAAATATAAAACTCTATTATGTGTTCACCGTCCAAATGACAACGATCAGAAATCATTAAGTAATAACACGTGATATACGTAATCGTAAAGAATTTGCAAAAGATATAGAAGCAAATACAGGGAAATCAATACGTGCTTCATTCTTTGCCATCAGCAGCACGAAGTGAACCAAGTTGAACCGGAGCTTGTGTTCCAACGACTTTTGATGAACCGTAGGTGGACAAATCGACGCCCTTGGCTTTTTCTTTCTCGATTTGTTCTTTGATCCACGTATACGTGATTCTCAGTCCATCCTACATATACATTTGCAGCAAAAAGGACATAAGATACAActcatgaatttcaaatacaaCTGTTAAATTAGTTAGGATGTATGCCACGCGTATAATTCAACATCGGATGCAAGAATGTAAATGAGGATGTGGTAGGCTTTTGTGTACCAGCTACATCAAAGTGAATTTACAAAACGAAAAGGGACGTAAGCAACGACTTACAAGTCAGTCTCGATCATCTGGTACATTATACGTTATATGTGAGATGTCACATTAGTTCGAACAAAAGACAAGTGCACAACTTACAAGAAGCTGTACCGAGAAACGTAACGAGGGATTTGATGGGTTTATGTTCTCTTATACAATCAAAGCTGATTTACTGAGGAAAAAGGATGCACAAACAATGAAATGTCCATCTTGATCTCTAGGTATTCCATGTCACATTAGTTGGATGCACTGTGTCTGACATATGGCGACATGTAACAAGAAATGTAACAGAGGATCTGCCGGTCTCATGCGTCCTTTTAATATCAAAGCACTCATTTTATATCTACGGTTACCATAGCTTCAACGCATATTAATGTACCATGAAAGATAAAAACAAATGTAGCAGAGGATATGATTGTGTTAAGGGTCTAGGCCTGGGAGATTCTAGAGGATGGGGCCAAGTACAAGAGGTACAAAACAACACGAATAGTTGTAAACCAACCCACATTAAAAAAGTCTACGCTAGGAGGATCCGGAAAGGGGGTAAGAGGGGAGGTCTCAAACGTACCACGGGTAGACACTAGGGGAGAGAGAACCTTATTCCGGGAGGAGTATTACTCTAGGGGCCATTCTTCGAGTGAAGAATTGGTCCTTATCCTTGTAAACATCTTACTATTTCTATTGAATACAATTGCCCAGCTGAGCTTTTTTTCCATAGAATCGTTATGATGCTTTTTTATTTCTTGGAGTGTGGATTGTGCCGTAATAGAATGTATATGTTCTCGTAAAATCAAATAGAGAAAGATTGAAGAATGGACCTTTAGTTTCATAGAAGGAGCCCAACCAAGCTTCTCCTTTATTAGAGTGTTGTCCGAGTTTCGACCACGGACGCCCTCCGGTCCTGGAATATTATGGATGGGAAGCTTCTTGTTGTCAAAGCTTAGGACCATTTCAGCCATCTCATTCATGCTCACCATCTCATCGCTTCCTATGTTTACTGGCTCCCGGAAGTCGGACTTAGTCAATCTACAGTTATATAGCAGTTCATTCCAGAATTGCAAGTACATTTATCAGATCATACTCAAACATAAAACTAGCTCTGCTTCTGTTTGAGAAAAGCATTTTAAAAGGCAAGCTTCACGAAATTTGTTTCAGAAACAAGTGTTTTTGTATTCATATCACCTAAACAACGCTGAGTATAGCTATTTTGAGACCAATGGTCAATATTTTCAAATACTTGGTCCTAATATTAGAGCCATCATTCAAACATAAGCAGTGACGGCAGGACCATTCTACGTACAATAATACGCGTAAAACCCTACAATGCTTACACTACAAGTTAGCATTGAACTCAGATAACTTCAGATTGAAATAAGCTCTTATAGCAACTAAAAGATCGCATTtatatgcattatttatttgtaACTTACCTCAAAACACCCTCAACACATTCGTCAATGAACGT encodes:
- the LOC142547724 gene encoding uncharacterized protein LOC142547724, translated to MPFPMRIQPMDCGESPIRYGVVKAPVLKSRLKRFFDRPFNGVLKISAADNKPAIGTAAAEFEPSSVCLDKMVQNFMEDNNEKHLTSAASAVKCGRNRCNCFNGNSNDSSDDEFDFFSDSATANSSFSDPSDSLKSLIPCATMAERNLLADTSKIVEKNKGCKSKDDLRKLVTDGLIALAYDASVCKSKWEKASSIPAGEYEYIDVIIEGERILIDLDFRSEFEIARSTSSYKAILQCLPYIFVGKSDRLLPIISFASEAARQSLKKKGMHIAPWRKAEYVKCKWLSPHTRITQLKSDDIPSSNEPRGPGTGPRNPEVMEVLDSEVGELDLIFGKSNVEEPKSPVRQVILPVAWQLKLDNIPPSNKPRATRPRNPEVMEVLDSEVGELNLIFGDSNFEEPKSPVKQVIPPVPWQLPAVRPKSLERGNRVVVTGLASLLK